Genomic DNA from Gossypium hirsutum isolate 1008001.06 chromosome A01, Gossypium_hirsutum_v2.1, whole genome shotgun sequence:
CTAGGGCCCCTACCTACCCCTCCCGCCACCTTGGTTAATTTGTCTATAAATACCAATGGAGTTGTTTTACATTTGTGTTATGTATTGCAAGAAAATATCAAAATCTCCTTtgctttttcttctcttcttgtcTTTCCTCTCAAGATGTCTGCAAGACGCAATCGTCACCAAAGGAAGCCCTCACAGTTTGTTTTTGGGTCTTTGGACAATAACTTGGCTTTCGAATCCTACAATGCAACGGAGATTAACAACTCCTCACCTTCCACCCAAGCACCACCATCTAAGGTGGCCTGTGTCCCAACTCCTCCTCCGCCTGCAGCTTCGACACCAGTTGGGGCGACCAAAAATGTGGCGGTGGAGACCAAAGACGACGAGGAAACCAAAAATGCTAAAGCTTGAAGTAGTGTTGTTTGATTGTTTGGTTTATGTTATGTTTAAGCTTTCATgcataaaagaaaatgaagcttgCCCTTTGTTATGATAATAAAATCCTTAAataattatcaataaaattttcaattattcaaagattgatctttgcCCCTCGTTGTTTTGTcttaatttttaagtttagtacatgtaataaatatatatactccACTCGAAtttaattcaaccaatttatttATAAGTTAGGTTGATAATCCATTCCGATAATTtcaatttgaattgatttttttaaaaaaaaggaagaattagacttaaatttaattcgatccgcaattttttcaaatcaaattgttTACTTTTTTCTGGGTACATTTTAGTTAGGTACGAGCATATGATTCggaaaattagattaaataaaaaGTCATTTAGACGTTATTAATTCGATCGATCCATGGATACAGTTATAGATTCGATTAATCATTTGGCTCGACATATTCCATTTGAATTAATTCAAGACTCAAATTTAATTTGATGGATTCataaacaattttatttaaaatcattttgttcacctaaattttctcttcttttttccccTATTCTGTCTATATTTTAATAGATACATCGTTCAATTGGATTAATCATGCCATCTAACATGCcgataaatttgttttaaattggatcaaataaataaattatttgtattcaAATTTAACTCCATCGATTCATATACAATTTTATTcacctatatttttttttaataagataCGCGGATCGAGTGGATCAATCGTGTCATACAACATTCCGACAAATTTAATTTAACCCGGATCAAATAAAAGAATAtgtatattcaaatttaactcagtcttctataaaaaaaaattattttgggtgAATAAATCCACCTAATTTcccaatttttttcatatttgtgTATTTAATCCATGAATAAATTTTGGTAATAATatgcttaaatattaaatatacaaaaacttcactttcgataaaataattacaattttaagCTGTgtgaatattaaaaatttatattatcatttctCAAAGTATCTATCAAAGCGAGCACATTAACTAATCTTCCGCATTCTGTAGGCCTATTAAGAGAGTAAATGTTGgccacaaattttaaaaattactcaataatttctcaaatatttatatttcttaACATGGTATGTAATTATTAGTTGAATTATAAAAAtctcatttataaataaataatgtttttGAAGTTACATAGTAATAATTACATAccatattaagaaaaataaaaaattaatggaCAACTAGgatttactaaaataaataaggtaaataaAGGTGACAAGTCATAGCAACTTTATTTCTGAATtataatatattgtttttttgcatattatatatggcatgaaATTTATGATAATTTGTTCCAATTTTAttgtaactaaattttaaaaaaacttattgtaattaattacttgccttttttgtattttatataacGGTTGGGtaaatttgggttttgaaaaaaaatgtagtattttaaaaattttaaatcacgtGAATTAGATGAGATAGTAAGAGTTTTTTTTGCTTTAACCAATAGTTGCTTTAAAACTTGTGGCTTGCATCTATCTCTTTACGGGCCTGAAAAATGAGGAACATTAGTTATTGGGCTCAATAGAtattttgagaaaagaaattaagggtaaattataccATTAGTCATCTGACTATTAGcttgatttcaatttttttcattaatgttttagattgtttttatttttgtcactCTCTGTTAAATAATTAACGAGAATGATGGTGTGATctttttttaattggtataataacacatttagtcctcaatacatacatattttattaatttgatcctaattttaaataactcaataaatttaaccatttatatttataaattctatcaatttaatcctcaaatacatataattaattatttgaatccAATTTTATTGATTTGGTTGGTTATTTTAGCTTTGATATAACATGTTTTTATATAACATCTTACACGATAATAGATTTTGGGTTTGTAGATTTTTAGATAAAAGGATTTTTGAAGAATttcttagaataaaatttttggGGCTTAGGATTACGTATGAAGGTGAAGAGGCATGAGTATCGAGGTCATGTTATATCACGTTAAACTTAGAATTATGTATAAGATTCGCGGGGGTCTTATATAAGATCATCAAAAACAAAGTTAGTTGCAGAAATGTACTTGAATTTATTGATATCTTAAAATCTTCGAGTCTTGTTATTTTGATCTTCTAAATTAACACACAAATAATTTAGAGAATGTGGCTCTCTCTTTTCTCGATATGGGATGTTAGAAAAGTTACATATATGTAATTTGGGGATCATAAtcctaatatataatttttgcacATTAATCTTAATTTCTAATTAGCCCGTTATCAGTTAGAAAACAGTTAGTAGGGTATATACACATATTTggctcatattttatttaataacgGAAGCTCAATAAGCCTTAACTAAATTAGATcatttttaatttgggttaacctttttatgatagtaaataataacatgtaattattcttattatatatatgcggtgtccatatttttcaacaatctcccacttgaaCCACACacacagatatatatatacactaattaCCCTATAATTagatgtcattatataaccttatgaccTCAAAACTTtgctatcatatccaaaaggtattccaaaaaatctcgtccattaattatgtcaACATGGAACCAATGCGACTTTCATTACATATATCATGACTAAATCCATCATTTATTgggtatattaacacaaccaaatgacatagatcaaatATGGATGTGTAGCATAGAAATTACATGCAATGTGATCTAAAaatgtaatagctcgattttagtggtgtcgaaaaatgCGATTTCGGAACCCCATCTTTGTAAatcgagtttgtaaatattatatataaatatttactaagatggtataaaagaatattaaagtTTGACCCAtcaattttgtttattaattgtttaatttaggtataaggactaaattgtaaaagttattgttataggtttttaattggtcaaacacTTTAAAACTTAGATTGCAATTAGCCAAATGTCCAAAATGACAATTAAACCAATTACCAACATGAAATAGTATAAAGCAAATATAGATTATCATAACCTTAAAAAGAACCAGAACCAATCAAACTTGAATTATGAACGAGACTAAATTTTCCATTTCcagataaacaaaaaaaaaattgaatttgtctAATGCTAAAATGAAAATCAAGTTATGTCTAAAAGACGGTACAACAAAAATCTCATTCAAATCCAAATAAAATTCagtcattaataataataataataataataataataataataataataataataataataataatctaaaagtCCCTATTGCTTCAACCTGTACCGAATTACTGTTACCTATATAGATGTATCTTTCACCATCGTTAggttttctatagttatgaacAATTTTGCGTAGACACATTAATGTGACTTGTTACACTGAAATCTACATATATTTGGCCCATACTTCATTTAATAATTGAAGCTTAATAagctttaaccaaattagatcatttttaatttaaactaacctttttataatagtaaataataacacgtaattattattatatatgcgATGTCCATATTTTTTCCAACATAAAGATCATAACAGTATCATATAATCAACAACAAATGATTGGATTACACATTCTGTTACGagttttataaaacaaaaaatgcataatgataaatttagccttcaatgttTATATTTCCTATATCAAATTGGCttatttttagctaaatttgccCATAACATTCATAAAAgagtcaatttttttttctttaataaaaatattcactaaaacatttaattttttaacgatCCGATATGACAATATGTGTGATAATTCACATGCACTCCATTTTGACATTGTATTATTTGTCTCATAtgatcaacaaataatttaaaaattataaaaacataaaaagaaattgtaaaaagttgaaaaaaatttaaaattgatatgaattGCATGTTGATTGCTATAAGAGctgttatgtttaaaaatttaacatttttattctttttttatggTAATTCATTTTCAAAAGATTTagggttaaatttaaatattaacactcagtttcataaaaaaaatcaaattttagatATTGTtgtagaatattttttttaaaatatcgttataggttctgattatatctatttttttataccATGCTTAAAATTAGGCATAGTCCCTtctaacccaaaaataaaatgcGGTTTAGTACACTGAAATCTACGTCTTATTATATGAATAATAATACCTATATCAATCGAATTAATATTTAATCCGTATTGTTGtagaatattttaaataaaagaatccATTGAAAATTCTAGTTGAAattaaaacccaacaaaaattcaagaaataaaaatctaatcaaatatagtttttaaaagaaagaaaaggtggtTGGGCGGCTATGCTGGGGGTCCAATtatgaaaaatagaagaaaaagaaaaaaaaacaagaaaaaggaaGGGTAGCGTTAGATGGACGCAGAGAAAGGGGAGGTGGAGGGTGGCGAATCTTTTAATGCATGTGGACCCATTCCAGGTGTTTGGTCATGCTTTCCACTTCATTTCTATTAACATAGCCGAGCCTTACCCCCGGCTTGGCTCAACCATTCCCCCGAAATACTTTTCAAATTATAACACATCGTTATCTTCtccaaattataaaaaataatacgtGGATTGAGTATTAATCTTATTGGTATCGATATTATTGTTAGTACCAAAGAATAGGGGCGAAGTCAGAATAGATTTTTCGTGGagctgaatgaaattttaatttttttatagtttatatctttataatttttaaaggattaaattgaatttttataattttagagagggctaaagtataattttacatttactaatttaaaattttaaacaaatttcaaggttctaaatagaaatttttcattttaggggggtcaGGGCCTCTACCAGCCCCCCTTGTATCTACCTCTGCAGGAGAACGTGGGTTCGAGTTAAAACACATTCTCCTCTTATTTAAGAGTTGGGGAGGaactatgaataattttaaacattgcATCAAAACGAACAAATATgataataacatattataaaaaataatatattatgacACGTCcaagtaaaaatatattaattaaatattgatacgagaatcaaatgaatttttgattaaaatgataaatttaatgttttaaaaaagattaaactattttttttagagTTTCAATTCCATAATTACTTTCACATTTAGGTGTGAATTTAAGAAATATTTTAGgagaatttgaaatttaattataaattttttgaaaaattaaattataatttcatcatatattaattttataattttattttggtaaaaagttgtaattttattatatataaatttataatttaataatttttaaagagaTTGGTAtgcaatatttcatttttttacagGTTTGCTTGCCGCTTTTGCAATCATCATTGCCCACATTGGGCCATAAATTTTTCTTCGAGTCTAAATTAGTTATTGAACTTGATAATTATTCTTACATTGAggtctaaactttttttttaggtTAGTCCCTGATATTTTCTTGACAACCCTAAAGTTCAAGtcccaaataataatttaacccttttaaaaactataacgtaagtgtgaatttttattaatataaaaaatctcataataatataatttattttctaaaaaataacttttaattatttctgcAATGACTTGTGATTATAACTTAATTAGAGGTTTTAAGGATCAATTAGAGGTTTTAAGCGTAGTTAAATAtgaataacatataatataaaataagttaaataataccaacaacaaaattatttaataatagaattaGAAATTCTATCAAACGTGTATACTCgtgaaaattatgaatttagaatataaatgtgagtttaaaaataacatataataaatagttaaatgtatgatttgaaactTAATCATGAAAcatgtacaatattaaaataaaaaaatagattaaatgcactataattatttaaacatgtgGGATGCCACGTGTATGTCATTTTGACCTATAAGGACAaatttttaacaacaaaaatggataaaatttttaatagaaggaccCGTTTGCTGTTTGATCTAAGATATAAGGACTAATTTAGTATTTTTCTAAAGTAGAATGGGTAAAATGCAAATTGATTCCTATTATGAAAGCATTTATGATACTTTTAAAATAGattataacattttatttaatatttgcttattatattttacattgtaaAATATATTTCTTACTGATTTAAAAGTGCAAATTAGATGACCGATTAAGTCTTAACTTAATCAACATATGCTGTTGCTAATGTAGGAAGATTTGAGTTCGAAAAAGAGAGTAGATATTATTGAACCTATAttaagattgttaaaaaaaaagataatagtAGAATTTGTAAAATTCAGCCGAGTCAAACAAAGCCGCCAACAAGTGAAGCTGTCTATTAGCCAAGTCCATAAAATACAGCGCGGCTTAATCATGACCACGACACAAAACCCGAACACAAACGTGCCCTCTATCTCTATGAACCGGACATGACGTGGCAGCACATGGTTAGACGAAGGAATGTTTCGTACGACAACTTAATGTACAAATACAAACACCATATTAATTCTCAACTCAACTGGGGCTAGTTTTCACCGAAATAAAAGGACCTTTGCTCCTCCCCACCATTTTTCAACACTCGTCATCGGAAgagcttcctttttttttttctctccttttcCACCGCCGTCGATCTCGATCCTTATCCTCGTTTTCAAACAAGCTCGAAAAAGATGGTAATGTTTCAGCTGCCTTTTTTGTTTGTAGTTTAAAAGTAatagttttgttcttgaattaAATCGTATTTCTGAtatttttgtgtaatttttttgCAATCCGACTGGATcgtcttttttaagttttaaattgataGTTTGTTCTTGAATTTACTCGTATTCCTggtatttttgtttaattttttagtaaTCCGATTGGATCCTtacttttttttgttgattttttaagttttaaattagtAGGTTATTCTTGAATTTAATCGcgtatttttgacatttttgtgtAAGTTCTTAGCAACTCGACTGGATCGTCATTGAACAAATAAAAACCAGACTGGATCTtcctttttttgttgatttttttaagtttaaaattaatagtttatCCTTGAATTTAatcgtatttttaaatatatttgtggaATTTCTAAGAAATACGACTGGATCGTCTTTTCTTTTGTTGATCTTTCAAGTTTTGAATTAATAGTTTATTCTTGAATTAAAAtgtatttctaatatttttgtgTAATTTCTTAGCAATCGGACTGGATCCTTACTTTTTTCTGTTgtgattttaaagttttaaattaatagTTTATTCTTGAATTTAATCGTATTTCTAGTATTTTTTTAGCaatcagattttttttcttaTGCAATCACTGTTTTTTTAAGTGTCTAGATCTTAGAACTTTAAATCTGCAGTTAATGATTCGATTATTTGGAATTTTTATGATTTGGTTTTTATTTCTATGAAATTAGATGTACCTAATTTCTGCTGAAAATGGAATCATCAATGATCTAGTTTCTAGTTTCTTTAGCTACTTGATTCTACTGAATTTGCTGTTAATCTAATAGCGtcaatttctattttatgaaTACTCTATTTTTAACTGTTTTTCTTTGACACTGACCTTTCTCACTTGTTTAATACATTGATCTTAACCTGTCTGCCCTTGTTATTTGGATCCATgtatttttgcttttttttttttaacttttactgAAGCCAaaaaataatcttattttatctaTCCAAACATAATATTATGATTTTCTGATCATAAACAATAAACATTGTCGCCCCATTGCGAACCACAACCAGTTGATTTATCCTAAGATGTTGTTGACAAGTGACCCCATACGAAGATAAGGGGCAGCTGAAAGAGATCAAGTTAGAAGCTAGTGTGAAGGGTATTTAAGTGCGGCTTTGTTTCGTTTATTTATTGTTCAATTTGTTAGGGTCAAATCATGGAGATATAGAgtattggaatagttgatttttTCCCCTTCATTTTGGCCGTTTCTACTATAATTGATAATGTTGTATTTGTGTGCTATTGATGTTATTAAACATCGGGGTTGCTTTGGATATTTGTTTTCTCATTTGATGATTTTATACTCCCAGGCCAACGCTGCATCGGGAATGGCTGTGCATGATGATTGCAAGTTGAAGTTCTTGGAGCTCAAGGCAAAAAGAACCCACCGCTTCATTGTTTTCAAAATTGAGGAGAAGCAAAAGCAAGTTATTGTGGAGAAGCTTGGTGAACCAACCGAAAGCTATGAGGATTTTACTAAATGTCTCCCCGCTGATGAATGTCGATATGCTGTGTACGATTTTGATTTTCTAACGGCCGAGAACGTACCGAAGAGCAGAATCTTTTTCATAGCATGGTACTGCAAAGTTTCTTAATCGTGGTGTTCCATTGTTTCCTTTTATTACTTACTATATGTTGTTGTCGTCCTTTGAAGGTCTCCCGACACGTCAAGGATCAGGAGCAAGATGATTTACGCCAGCTCCAAAGATAGATTCAAGCGAGAACTGGATGGAATTCAGGTGGAATTGCAAGCAACAGATCCAACTGAGATGGGTCTCGATGTGTTCAAAAGCCGTGCTAACTGAATACGGTTCTTTTAGGCATTTGCAACCGGGAAGCTTCCTTCCTTCCTACAGTATGTCTTTACTTAAGTGAAATGTTTATAGGTTTCGAAACGGCAAACTCGGGATTTCCAGAGttatgccataagacttttatcAGTCTTGATGATGATAAACCCGTAGTTTCGGGTATATGTGATTTGTTATCTATAGAACCTATGTATTGAGTGCCTTTGTGTAGTCTTAATCTCTTTCAACGCTAAATGCAACTGTTTGTGAGGGTTAGACAACACATTTAGTtcgttttcaagttttttttttctttaattttctttgaatattgacccttgtttatttgtttcagtgtGTTAAAAAGGGCATGCTTTTATGTCTTTCGAGTCACTGATTCTTTTTGCCATTATTTATGACACTGGATTCGATTGCaaatttatttgtacaatatCTTTTGCTGGTTGATATTTTTTTGCTTGATTCAGACttgtttatgttttgttttgttcatttagcttcaaaaagttaaaatatatcattaaattatttaaaaatttttatttaagttataaaattatcaTCAGATTATTCAAAGAGTTGTTAAAATTGCTCTTGTAcgacattttttattttcattgttaGTACCAAGTGAAAATGaactcttttttgttttttgttttagtttaatttattttataaaatatttttggatgtaacgaatttataaattaaaatttaacagatttataaaatattttgtaatgaatttgtgaatcaaattttaaattaatttgaaaaaaaaaatgtatatcCTAAtgtgttaaataaattattttgaataatttaataattataatgaattttttttaatctaagtATTGGATTTGGATGCCAACTTTGAATGTTAATAATGATGCTTTGTCATGTTCTTAACTAATGGGCTTCGCTTGCTTTCCCGGCTAGGCTCATCACAATATAACATTCTGTTGTCATGTCAAAATGTTTAACTGTAATTAGAAATCATTAATATCATATTAAATaggatattaaaattttaaaaatgattaaattatttatgagTTGATATCGAGTTAATttgtaacatcaatttaatgtaaaaattaattaaattatttatgaattttgcAATTAAGTCTACTTTAGTACTTAAGCTTGAAAATTAAGTctattttaattcataaatttttagaaaatataaaagttCGATGATCTGTACTTTGATAATATGTCACTTCATTAGATCTAACTTAAAAAGTGATAATGTAATACAATACTAAATTACCATACCAAATCATCGAACATTGAcattttctgaaaattttggtCCGAATTGAATTTATTTACCAAAGTTCATGGGTCAAAACTATATTAACcctttaaaaaagttaaaattatattaaaaaactaGAATTTGTAAAATTCAGCCGAGTCAAACGAAGCCGCCAACGAGTGAAGTTATCTATTAGCCGAGTCCATAAAATACAGCGCGGCTTAATCATGACCACGACACCAAAAGCTGTGCCCTCTAGAACCGAGCACGACGTGGCAACACAATATTAGGTGAAGAAATGTTTCGTACGATAACCTAATGTACAAATACAAACACCCTATCAATTCTCAACTCAACTGGGGCAAGTTTTCACCGAAATAAAAGGACCTTTGTCCCTCCCCACCGTTTTCAACCCTCGTCATCGGAAGAGctttcctttttttctctctATATTTTCTCATCTCCTTTTCCACCGCCGTCGATCTCGATCCTTATCCCCGTTTTCAAAAAAGCTCCAAAAAGATGGTAATGTTTCAGctgccttttttttttaaaaaaaagtttaaaattaatagtttatCCTTGAATTAGATTGTATTTCTGATATTTTTGTGTAATTTCTTAGCAATCCGACTGGatcgtctttttctttttgttgatttttaagttttaaattaataGTTTAAGCTTGAATTTAATCCTATTTCTGATTTTTAGTGTAATTTCTTAGCAATCCGATTGGATattttttttttcgtttattCTTGAATTTAGTCGATTTTCTGATATTTTTGAGTGATTTCTTAGTAATCCGACTGGATCCTtacttttaagtttaaaattaatagtttatCCTTTAATTGAATCGTAGTTCTGGTATTTTTGTCTAATTTCTTAGCAATTCGACTGGATCGTCTCTTTTCTTGTTGATTTTTTTGTCGTTTTAAATTAATAGTGTATCCTAGAATTAAATCATATATCTCTGGTTTTTTGTGTAACTTCTTAGCAATTCGACCGGATCGGCTCTTTTCCTGTTGAttttttttgtagttttaaaTTAATAGTTTATCCTAGAATTAAATCATATCTCTGGTATCTTTGTGTAAATTCTTAGTAATCCAACTAGAtcctcttctttttttgttgatttttcttttttaattttgtgtttgATCGTTTAATTGATCTCTGCATCGATGCTTGAAAATCCCCGGAAATTTTTCAGTGTCTGGATCTTAGGATTTTAAATGTGTAgttaatgatttgattttatttctatgaaattatatgtattaatttgtGCTGAAAATGGAATCATTACTGTTCTAGCCTCTAGTCTATTTAGCTGCTTGATTCTACTGAGTTTGCTGTTAATCTAAATACGTATCGGTTTCTATTTTATGAATACTCTATTTTTAGCTGTTTTTCTTTGACactgactttttttttttaacttgtttaatatATTAATCTCAATCTGTCTGCGCTTGTACTTTGGATCCTTgtatttttgttgttattattattttcttatttttactgAAGCCAAAGAAAATCTTATTTTATATATCCAAACATaatataatgattttatgatCGTAAGCAATAAACACACCCCATTGTGAAGCTCAACTAGCTGATTTAGGATGTTCTAAAGGCAATGTAAGGTGAGCTCTGCTTCATCCTAAAGATGCTGACACATGATGTTATACCAGCATAGGGGGCCATTGAAAGAGATCAAGTTAGAATCTAGTTTAAAGGGTATTTAAGTGCggcttttgttttctttatttattgttCATTTTGTTAGGATCAAATCATGGAGATATAGAgtattggaatagttgattttttttcttcatttatcGTTCCTTTGTGTGCTATTGATGTTATTAAACATTGGGACTGCTTTTGATATTTGTTTTCTCATGTGGTATTATTTTATATCCCAGGCCAATGCTGCATCGGGAATGGCTGTGCATGATGATTGCAAGTTGAAGTTCTTGGAACTTAAGGC
This window encodes:
- the LOC121230551 gene encoding actin-depolymerizing factor 2 isoform X2, with protein sequence MANAASGMAVHDDCKLKFLELKAKRTHRFIVFKIEEKQKQVIVEKLGEPTESYEDFTKCLPADECRYAVYDFDFLTAENVPKSRIFFIAWSPDTSRIRSKMIYASSKDRFKRELDGIQVELQATDPTEMGLDVFKSRAN
- the LOC121230551 gene encoding actin-depolymerizing factor 1 isoform X1; the encoded protein is MLYLCAIDVIKHRGCFGYLFSHLMILYSQANAASGMAVHDDCKLKFLELKAKRTHRFIVFKIEEKQKQVIVEKLGEPTESYEDFTKCLPADECRYAVYDFDFLTAENVPKSRIFFIAWSPDTSRIRSKMIYASSKDRFKRELDGIQVELQATDPTEMGLDVFKSRAN